One genomic segment of Caldimonas brevitalea includes these proteins:
- a CDS encoding AMP-binding protein, with protein MMGVPIPETERVWLKSYRPDVPFEVDPDRYQSIGDFFDENVRRYSERAAFVSLGSEMSYRRCGQLAEAFAAWLHRQGVRKGDRVALMMPNCLQYPVCLFGTLLAGAVVVNVNPLYTAHELAHQLQDSGAETIVVLDMFSNTLAEALPGTAVKRVLVTGIGDLLAPGLNLKGRVVNLVMRRKTDGAAGPARPIAGALPLRRALAEGGRLPRPSVTVEPTDLAFLQYTGGTTGVAKGAMLTHRNIVANLLQSLAWRGKLDDPNRVETNLSLLPLYHIFSLTVNCLIFMGLGGRNVLIANPRDVKRVMQVIRRENFTGIAGVSTLFNSFLEDETFCQRDFSQLRLTISGGMATPQAIADRWQQLTGKCIIEGYGLTECSPIVTINPIDFDHPEHMRFTGTIGLPVPSTEVRFRSDDGSWAPLGEPGELCVRGPQVMAGYWGRPEETAKVIDAEGWLSTGDIGVMDEHGYVRLIDRKKDMILVSGFNVYPNEVEDAVMGHPGVREVAALGVPDPVAGERVKIVVVRKNPKLTEAELLAHCRERLVGYKMPRVVEFRETELPKSNVGKILRRELR; from the coding sequence ATGATGGGTGTACCGATTCCCGAAACCGAGCGTGTGTGGCTCAAGTCCTACCGCCCGGACGTCCCGTTCGAAGTCGACCCCGACCGCTACCAGAGCATCGGCGACTTCTTCGACGAGAACGTGCGCCGCTACAGCGAGCGTGCGGCCTTCGTCAGCCTTGGCAGCGAGATGAGCTATCGGCGCTGCGGCCAATTGGCCGAGGCCTTCGCGGCCTGGCTGCATCGGCAGGGCGTGCGCAAGGGGGACCGGGTGGCCCTGATGATGCCGAACTGCCTGCAATACCCGGTCTGCTTGTTCGGCACGTTGTTGGCAGGCGCGGTGGTGGTCAACGTCAACCCGCTCTACACGGCGCACGAGCTGGCGCATCAACTGCAGGACAGCGGCGCCGAAACCATCGTCGTCCTCGACATGTTCTCGAACACGCTGGCCGAGGCGCTTCCCGGCACCGCCGTGAAGCGGGTGCTGGTGACCGGCATCGGCGACCTGCTCGCGCCGGGCCTGAACCTCAAGGGCCGCGTCGTCAACCTGGTGATGCGGCGTAAAACCGATGGCGCCGCGGGGCCCGCGCGGCCGATCGCCGGCGCGCTGCCGCTGCGGCGAGCGCTCGCCGAAGGCGGCCGGCTGCCGCGCCCCAGCGTCACCGTCGAGCCCACCGACCTGGCCTTTCTGCAATACACCGGCGGCACCACCGGCGTGGCCAAGGGCGCGATGCTGACCCACCGCAACATCGTCGCCAACCTGCTGCAATCGCTCGCATGGCGAGGCAAGCTCGACGATCCGAACCGCGTCGAGACCAATCTCAGCCTGCTGCCGCTGTATCACATCTTCTCGCTGACGGTGAACTGCCTGATCTTCATGGGCTTGGGCGGCCGCAATGTGCTGATCGCCAATCCGCGCGACGTGAAACGGGTGATGCAGGTCATCCGCCGCGAAAACTTCACCGGCATCGCCGGTGTCAGCACGCTGTTCAACTCTTTCCTGGAAGACGAGACCTTCTGCCAGCGCGACTTCTCGCAGCTCAGGCTGACGATCTCGGGCGGCATGGCGACACCGCAGGCGATCGCCGACCGCTGGCAGCAGCTGACTGGCAAGTGCATCATCGAAGGCTATGGGCTGACCGAATGCTCGCCCATCGTCACGATCAACCCGATCGACTTCGACCATCCCGAGCACATGCGCTTCACCGGCACCATCGGCCTGCCGGTGCCCTCGACCGAGGTGCGCTTCCGAAGCGACGACGGCAGCTGGGCGCCGCTCGGCGAGCCGGGCGAGTTGTGCGTGCGGGGCCCGCAGGTGATGGCCGGCTACTGGGGGCGGCCGGAAGAAACCGCCAAGGTGATCGACGCCGAAGGCTGGTTGTCCACCGGCGACATCGGCGTGATGGACGAGCACGGCTACGTGCGGCTGATCGACCGCAAGAAAGACATGATTTTGGTCTCGGGCTTCAACGTCTATCCCAACGAGGTCGAAGACGCGGTGATGGGGCACCCCGGCGTTCGGGAGGTGGCGGCGCTCGGCGTGCCCGACCCGGTGGCCGGCGAGCGCGTCAAGATCGTCGTCGTGCGCAAGAACCCGAAGCTGACCGAGGCCGAGCTGCTGGCGCACTGCCGCGAGCGCCTGGTGGGCTACAAGATGCCGCGCGTGGTCGAGTTCCGCGAGACCGAACTGCCGAAAAGCAACGTCGGCAAGATCTTGCGGCGCGAGCTGCGCTGA
- a CDS encoding YbaN family protein has translation MLKRTATLLWRALAVVCIVAGLVGVLLPVVPTVPFLLAAAWAAGRGWPELEARMLAHPRYGPPIVRWRERGAVPRRAKWFACVGMACSGALVWLTPLPLWFKVALPSVLLCVGIWLCSRPDE, from the coding sequence GTGCTGAAACGCACCGCCACGCTGCTGTGGCGCGCTCTCGCAGTGGTCTGCATCGTGGCGGGCCTGGTCGGCGTGTTGCTGCCGGTGGTGCCCACGGTCCCCTTCCTGCTCGCCGCCGCCTGGGCTGCGGGCCGGGGCTGGCCCGAACTCGAGGCCCGCATGCTGGCCCACCCTCGTTACGGGCCGCCGATCGTTCGCTGGCGCGAGCGTGGCGCCGTGCCCCGCCGGGCCAAGTGGTTTGCCTGTGTCGGCATGGCGTGCAGCGGCGCGCTGGTGTGGCTGACGCCGTTGCCGCTGTGGTTCAAGGTGGCCCTGCCCTCCGTGCTGCTGTGCGTCGGCATCTGGCTGTGCAGCCGGCCGGACGAGTGA
- a CDS encoding alpha/beta fold hydrolase, whose protein sequence is MSTDSLRLAHDGLQFDALSSGPDDGPLVVCLHGFPQFADAWDGVMPLLAGAGYRVVAVDQRGYSPGARPRDVAAYHVDRLVADVLAWADTLGRPRFHLAGHDWGGAVAWRLAERHPQRLLSLTVLSTPHPAAFKQALAEDADQRRRSIYVALFRLRWHLAERLMLARGARVLRQAYRGKVPAPRVEQNVQRLRQPGALTGGLNWYRAADRRAEVGPVQVPTLYIWGSADQALGATAAEATRQHVTGPYRYEALAGASHWLLEEQTQRVADLMLEHLAQHGGASG, encoded by the coding sequence ATGTCCACAGACTCGTTGCGATTGGCCCACGACGGCCTGCAGTTCGATGCCCTGTCGTCTGGCCCGGACGATGGCCCGCTGGTGGTGTGCCTGCACGGATTTCCCCAGTTTGCCGATGCATGGGACGGCGTCATGCCGTTGCTGGCTGGCGCCGGCTACCGGGTGGTGGCGGTGGATCAGCGCGGTTATTCGCCCGGCGCACGGCCGCGCGACGTGGCCGCCTACCACGTCGACCGCCTGGTAGCCGATGTGCTCGCGTGGGCCGACACGCTCGGCCGGCCCCGGTTTCACCTCGCGGGGCACGACTGGGGCGGGGCAGTGGCCTGGCGGCTCGCGGAACGCCATCCGCAACGCCTGCTGTCGCTGACCGTGTTGTCCACCCCCCACCCGGCCGCCTTCAAGCAGGCGCTTGCCGAGGACGCAGACCAGCGTCGACGTTCGATCTACGTCGCGTTGTTTCGACTGCGCTGGCATCTGGCCGAGCGGCTGATGCTGGCGCGTGGTGCGCGCGTGCTGCGGCAGGCCTACCGGGGCAAGGTGCCGGCGCCACGTGTCGAGCAGAACGTGCAGCGATTGCGCCAGCCGGGCGCGCTGACCGGCGGCCTCAACTGGTACCGCGCGGCCGACCGGCGCGCCGAGGTCGGGCCGGTGCAGGTGCCGACGCTTTACATCTGGGGCTCGGCCGACCAAGCGCTCGGCGCGACGGCCGCCGAGGCCACCCGGCAGCATGTGACCGGGCCATATCGTTACGAGGCCCTGGCGGGCGCTTCGCACTGGCTGCTCGAGGAGCAGACGCAGCGGGTGGCCGACCTGATGCTCGAGCATCTTGCGCAGCATGGCGGCGCGAGCGGGTGA
- the imuA gene encoding translesion DNA synthesis-associated protein ImuA produces the protein MAPTAVLPSGHAALDRQLPGGGWPCGAVTELLQPQAGVFEWRLLAPLLRLVTAQGDEVVLIGAPWRATPRRARLPGIDPARLEWIDSETAAERLWAVEQVLSGATRGAVLAWLPQLSPLHLRRLQARARWCDGPVFLMRPSSAAAERTSARLRLLVTLDAGRGLQLRVIERREPTAAVWAPQIGPLPGSASGITAPAPRCGTPALRVGNPDGAGSTAQR, from the coding sequence GTGGCCCCGACGGCCGTGCTGCCGTCCGGCCACGCCGCGCTGGACCGGCAGTTGCCGGGCGGCGGCTGGCCCTGCGGCGCCGTGACGGAACTGCTGCAACCGCAAGCCGGCGTGTTCGAGTGGCGCCTGCTGGCGCCGCTATTGCGCTTGGTCACCGCGCAAGGCGACGAAGTGGTGCTGATCGGTGCCCCGTGGCGCGCCACGCCCCGGCGGGCCCGGCTGCCCGGGATCGACCCAGCCCGCCTCGAGTGGATCGACAGCGAAACGGCCGCCGAACGCTTGTGGGCCGTCGAACAGGTGCTGAGCGGCGCGACTCGCGGTGCCGTGCTGGCGTGGCTGCCGCAGCTGTCACCGCTGCATCTGCGGCGCCTGCAGGCCCGGGCGCGGTGGTGTGACGGGCCGGTCTTTCTGATGCGGCCGTCGAGCGCGGCGGCTGAGCGCACATCGGCGCGGCTGCGCCTCCTGGTCACGTTGGACGCCGGCCGCGGCTTGCAACTGCGCGTCATCGAGCGCCGTGAACCCACGGCCGCCGTCTGGGCACCGCAGATCGGCCCACTACCGGGCAGTGCCAGCGGGATCACCGCCCCCGCACCGCGCTGCGGCACACCGGCCCTCCGTGTCGGAAACCCGGACGGCGCCGGCAGCACGGCGCAACGCTAG
- a CDS encoding PEP-CTERM sorting domain-containing protein, which translates to MQSSQHVRTFKRLLLAVAAAAAIPSVASAQAWTVDGGNATLTFSQEALDTLNLITVSVSGSGETTSPGAGQFVFPIIDGTFSGDSLATIITQPTAGVNLTRGETVISLNDFRVDAASKTLFGDITIGDTVTQDTALYTFTTVTEERVSLGGQQEERRLSSSGMFITETALNTLSDALGVPAFLRPVVGEVDFGTLNGVVNVTAAVPEPSTYALLGLGLAGVGFLSKRRRAKAASEEAAAQAA; encoded by the coding sequence ATGCAATCTTCCCAACACGTGCGCACCTTCAAGCGCCTGCTTCTGGCTGTCGCCGCTGCCGCTGCCATCCCGTCGGTCGCCTCGGCTCAGGCCTGGACCGTCGATGGCGGCAACGCCACTCTCACCTTCTCGCAGGAAGCACTGGACACGCTCAACCTGATCACCGTGTCGGTCAGCGGTTCGGGCGAAACCACCTCGCCGGGTGCCGGCCAATTCGTGTTCCCGATCATCGACGGGACCTTCTCCGGTGACTCGCTGGCCACCATCATCACCCAGCCCACTGCCGGCGTGAACCTGACGCGCGGCGAGACCGTCATCTCCCTGAACGACTTCCGCGTCGACGCTGCGTCGAAGACCCTGTTCGGCGACATCACCATCGGCGACACCGTGACGCAAGACACCGCCCTCTACACCTTCACCACGGTGACGGAAGAGCGTGTCTCGCTGGGCGGCCAACAGGAAGAGCGCCGCCTCTCGTCGAGCGGCATGTTCATCACCGAGACCGCGCTGAACACGCTGAGCGACGCACTGGGCGTGCCGGCCTTCCTGCGCCCGGTGGTCGGCGAAGTCGACTTCGGCACGCTGAACGGCGTGGTGAACGTGACGGCGGCGGTGCCCGAGCCCTCGACCTACGCCCTGCTGGGCCTGGGCCTGGCCGGTGTCGGCTTCCTGAGCAAGCGTCGCCGCGCCAAGGCAGCTTCGGAAGAAGCGGCCGCGCAAGCCGCTTGA
- a CDS encoding AraC family transcriptional regulator — MSASDLDDHRGATLTAALPEPTATAFESALTLVRLLMRRGVASSRIERATGVRPSDLRSPDGRRADVRLPLSSIERLWEFASKELENPSIALELHKYYPENKLHFVAHLGMRCPTIGSAIEHWRQYALLVSQAEDVDYMVEGDAARFVYTCRDPRYESRFLAEHILSLTVWFGQSFTGLPLRCRSVRFMHRDPGYRDAYERAFPGAQISFSASDNSLLFDAGYLTLPCRTADSYLRHFLTEKAEQLKETLAQKTPLRNKVVVAISTLLSRQEEVSLERVGVLLERSPRQLRSLLDAEGHNFRDLLDEVRRRAAVRHLRQGMAISQVAELLGFSEPSAFQHAFRRWYGKSPGLFQEQVVSGRSS, encoded by the coding sequence ATGTCAGCCTCTGACCTTGATGACCACCGCGGAGCGACCCTCACCGCGGCCTTGCCCGAACCGACTGCCACCGCCTTCGAATCGGCCCTGACGCTGGTACGGCTACTGATGCGCCGCGGCGTCGCCTCTTCACGCATCGAGCGGGCCACCGGCGTGCGCCCGTCCGACTTGCGCAGCCCCGACGGGCGCCGCGCCGACGTGCGGCTGCCGCTGTCGTCCATCGAACGCCTGTGGGAGTTCGCGAGCAAAGAACTGGAGAACCCCTCGATCGCGCTCGAACTGCACAAGTACTACCCCGAGAACAAGCTGCATTTCGTCGCGCATCTGGGCATGCGCTGCCCGACGATAGGCTCCGCGATCGAGCATTGGCGGCAATACGCCTTGCTGGTCTCGCAGGCCGAGGACGTGGACTACATGGTCGAGGGCGACGCGGCGCGTTTTGTCTACACCTGTCGCGATCCGCGCTACGAATCGCGTTTTCTGGCCGAACATATCCTCTCGCTCACCGTGTGGTTCGGCCAGAGCTTCACCGGGCTGCCGCTGCGCTGTCGCAGCGTGCGTTTCATGCACCGAGACCCGGGCTACCGCGACGCGTATGAACGGGCGTTTCCCGGTGCGCAGATCAGCTTCAGTGCCAGCGACAACAGCCTATTGTTCGATGCCGGTTATCTGACCCTGCCCTGCCGCACCGCCGACAGCTACCTGCGGCATTTCCTCACCGAGAAGGCCGAGCAGCTCAAGGAGACATTGGCGCAGAAGACTCCGCTGCGCAACAAGGTGGTGGTGGCCATCTCGACGCTGTTGTCGCGGCAGGAGGAGGTGTCGTTGGAGCGGGTCGGGGTGTTGCTCGAGCGCTCGCCGCGGCAGCTGCGTTCGCTGCTCGATGCCGAGGGGCACAACTTTCGGGACCTGTTGGACGAAGTGCGCCGCCGGGCGGCGGTGCGTCACCTCCGCCAGGGCATGGCGATCTCACAGGTGGCCGAACTGCTCGGCTTCTCGGAGCCGAGTGCTTTCCAGCATGCGTTTCGGCGCTGGTATGGCAAGAGCCCGGGCTTGTTCCAGGAGCAGGTGGTGTCGGGCCGCTCGAGCTGA
- a CDS encoding TetR/AcrR family transcriptional regulator encodes MESAPRKDRKAGEETRQRILDVAERAFIQQGFDALSLRQITEQAQVNLAAVHYHFGGKEALLHAMLERRIGPLNVERLRLLDACQAAWPDAPLSCEHVLAAMFVPALRLARPAPDGDPSFLRLLGRVYTDTSPAVIDYLERHYAPVFDRFFEAFARALPHMPRADLGLRLHFSLKALAGVLAGDDIEQLIAAFSQGKALTEAQLLSRLISLMVAVLKEPLLQMQRSAALEEVLRLADLPTGSKRAGNLRMVHGGEPDRPLHGHRRD; translated from the coding sequence ATGGAGAGTGCGCCCCGTAAAGACAGAAAGGCCGGCGAGGAGACGCGACAGCGCATCCTCGACGTCGCCGAACGGGCGTTCATCCAGCAGGGTTTCGACGCCCTGTCGCTGCGCCAGATCACCGAGCAGGCGCAGGTCAACCTGGCCGCGGTGCACTACCACTTCGGCGGCAAGGAGGCCTTGCTGCACGCGATGCTCGAGCGCCGCATCGGCCCGCTCAACGTCGAGCGCTTGCGCCTGCTCGACGCCTGCCAAGCCGCCTGGCCCGACGCACCACTGAGCTGCGAGCATGTGCTGGCGGCGATGTTCGTGCCGGCCTTGCGCCTGGCGCGTCCCGCGCCCGACGGAGATCCGTCTTTCCTGCGCCTGCTGGGCCGTGTCTACACCGACACCTCGCCCGCGGTGATCGACTATCTCGAGCGCCACTACGCGCCCGTCTTCGACCGCTTCTTCGAAGCCTTCGCGCGAGCGCTGCCCCATATGCCGCGCGCCGACCTGGGCTTGCGGCTGCACTTCTCGCTCAAGGCGCTGGCCGGGGTCCTGGCCGGCGACGACATCGAGCAGTTGATCGCCGCGTTCAGCCAGGGCAAGGCGCTGACCGAGGCGCAGCTGCTGAGTCGGCTGATTTCGTTGATGGTGGCGGTGCTGAAGGAGCCGCTGCTGCAGATGCAGCGCAGCGCCGCGCTCGAGGAAGTTTTGCGACTCGCCGACCTGCCCACCGGCAGCAAACGTGCCGGCAATCTCCGCATGGTGCACGGCGGCGAGCCCGACCGCCCGTTGCACGGGCACCGCCGCGATTGA
- a CDS encoding C13 family peptidase, with the protein MMLSEQTQDARVAAPTRHTMLSWYVQGARSAVLAEPRWDRLRVTPATLAVLTLAGVLLQAVLERAYQVGGADFDWRALASGWLPMLLLVWACYLVRTVPPSPPAGPPAAALLALLLAQSQCISLGFGLFYLLQQRLGLQVDTEWAAWAVWLAPTVWATLAQLRMLWRAACGNGWAWTLASLTLVAGAVLLHVEPPAPLWTPRDDEGAPARRLALTQELLEAQPRLLTERLDQLQRQRPGVVDLYAISFAPYADEDVFRRESAMVAEVMAQRFDAGGRNLQLVNHVDTVHEWPWATPTNLRRAIERVASLMDRDEDVLFLHLTSHGARDGRLAAAFWPLEVDAVTPADLKAWLDAAGIRWRVVSISACYSGSWIAPLAGEGTLVMTAADAEHTSYGCGRGSELTFFGRAMYDEQLRRSTLSFEAAHAAARELIREREIAAGKSDGYSNPQIHVGPAVRQPLAALQARVAAGTVANARTATP; encoded by the coding sequence ATGATGTTGTCGGAACAGACGCAAGACGCCAGGGTCGCCGCGCCCACCCGCCACACCATGCTGTCATGGTACGTGCAAGGCGCCCGCAGTGCCGTGCTGGCCGAGCCGCGCTGGGACCGGTTGCGCGTCACACCCGCCACCTTGGCGGTCCTCACGTTGGCCGGTGTGCTGCTGCAAGCCGTGCTGGAACGAGCGTATCAGGTCGGGGGCGCCGATTTCGACTGGCGCGCGCTGGCCTCGGGCTGGCTGCCGATGCTGTTGCTGGTCTGGGCCTGCTATCTCGTGCGCACCGTCCCCCCGTCCCCGCCCGCCGGGCCACCGGCTGCCGCGTTGCTCGCCTTGCTGTTGGCACAGAGCCAGTGCATCAGCCTCGGCTTCGGCCTGTTCTATCTGTTGCAACAGCGGCTCGGCCTTCAGGTCGACACCGAATGGGCGGCATGGGCCGTCTGGCTGGCCCCCACCGTGTGGGCCACGCTGGCGCAGCTGCGGATGTTATGGCGCGCGGCCTGCGGCAACGGCTGGGCCTGGACGCTGGCATCGCTGACGCTGGTCGCCGGGGCCGTGCTGCTGCACGTCGAGCCCCCCGCACCCTTGTGGACACCGCGCGATGACGAAGGCGCACCGGCGCGCCGGCTGGCCTTGACACAGGAGTTGCTGGAGGCCCAGCCCCGCCTGCTGACCGAACGGCTGGATCAGCTGCAGCGTCAGCGCCCCGGCGTGGTCGACCTGTACGCCATCAGCTTCGCGCCCTACGCGGACGAAGACGTGTTCCGGCGCGAAAGTGCGATGGTGGCCGAGGTGATGGCGCAGCGCTTCGATGCGGGGGGCCGCAACCTGCAGTTGGTCAACCATGTCGACACGGTCCACGAATGGCCGTGGGCGACGCCCACCAATTTACGTCGGGCCATCGAACGCGTCGCATCGCTGATGGACCGCGACGAAGACGTGCTGTTTCTCCACCTCACCTCGCACGGCGCGCGCGACGGCCGCCTCGCCGCTGCGTTCTGGCCGCTCGAGGTCGACGCCGTGACACCGGCCGACCTGAAAGCCTGGCTCGACGCCGCCGGCATCCGCTGGCGTGTGGTGTCGATCTCGGCCTGCTATTCCGGCAGCTGGATCGCGCCGCTGGCCGGTGAGGGCACGCTGGTGATGACGGCGGCCGACGCGGAGCACACGTCCTACGGCTGTGGCCGCGGCTCGGAGCTGACCTTCTTCGGGCGCGCGATGTACGACGAGCAGCTGCGCCGCAGCACGCTGTCGTTCGAGGCGGCCCACGCCGCCGCACGCGAATTGATACGCGAGCGCGAGATCGCCGCCGGCAAGTCCGACGGTTATTCGAATCCGCAAATCCATGTCGGCCCCGCCGTGCGGCAGCCGCTGGCGGCATTGCAGGCCCGGGTGGCGGCGGGCACGGTGGCCAACGCGCGCACGGCGACGCCCTGA
- a CDS encoding acyloxyacyl hydrolase: protein MYASFTTGRRRIRARLARPLAASALMLVSLGFASAESRAAGWEPEIGFLQQGWADGVRATTAGVIWPWSRHWAWGGGHLSGYWEAALSRWSADGGDQGRDRSWITQVGVTPVFRWRPGGQDGAWFVEGGIGLTLMTPIYRNGNKRFSTAFNFGDHLAIGRNLGQQGRHELSLRVQHFSNAGIRHPNPGEDFVQLRYALSFR, encoded by the coding sequence ATGTACGCCTCTTTCACGACAGGTCGACGGCGCATTCGTGCGCGCCTCGCACGTCCGTTGGCCGCATCCGCGCTGATGCTGGTCAGCTTGGGTTTTGCCAGCGCCGAAAGTCGCGCGGCGGGTTGGGAGCCGGAGATCGGCTTCTTGCAGCAGGGGTGGGCGGATGGCGTGCGCGCCACCACCGCCGGTGTCATCTGGCCCTGGTCACGTCACTGGGCCTGGGGCGGCGGACATCTGTCGGGCTACTGGGAGGCCGCGTTGAGCCGTTGGTCAGCCGACGGTGGCGACCAGGGGCGCGACCGATCGTGGATCACGCAAGTGGGCGTGACGCCGGTGTTTCGGTGGCGCCCGGGCGGCCAGGACGGCGCCTGGTTTGTCGAAGGTGGCATCGGCCTGACGTTGATGACGCCGATCTACCGCAACGGCAACAAGCGCTTCAGCACCGCCTTCAATTTCGGCGATCACCTCGCCATCGGCCGCAATCTCGGTCAGCAAGGCCGGCACGAGCTGTCTCTGCGTGTGCAGCATTTTTCGAATGCCGGCATCCGCCACCCCAACCCGGGCGAAGACTTCGTTCAGCTGCGATACGCGCTGTCGTTTCGCTAG
- a CDS encoding glycine betaine ABC transporter substrate-binding protein codes for MQSHVQRWLRPSGRDGAARARAAWRRLAALAVGLWACCGSAGADDDRLVVGSKRFTESYILAEIVAQAAGRDARVEHRQGLGNTAVVFEALKAGAIDVYPEYLGTLDAEILKNRSPTSLDAMRAQLARWGLGVAVPLGFANGYALAMRGQDAQRLGLRTLSGLKAHPALAVGLSHEFLGRQDGWPGLAARYRLPQRPLGIDHGVAYAALASGRIAVTDIYTTDAKIAQLQLAVLEDDLGFFPRYDAVLLYRLDVTRRFPAAWRAITALEGRVDTAAMIAMNGEAELQGRPFADIARDFLADRPPPAAAAPRNRWLDRLLGDDLGRLTAQHLMLVAVAVAAATLIGVPLGAAAAAVPRLEAPLMALVGVLQTVPSLALFAVLIPLMGRIGTVPALVALGLYALLPIVRNTAAGLGQVRLGLREAGLALGLTRLQRWRHVDLPLAAPVILAGIKTAAVITVGTATIAAFIGAGGFGERIVTGLALNDHAALLSGAVPAALLALLVQGVFEGIERWVCRHQQPASPPRRGAGGSARAKPTGPAPSA; via the coding sequence ATGCAATCTCATGTGCAGCGCTGGCTGAGGCCCAGCGGACGTGACGGCGCGGCGCGCGCCCGTGCGGCGTGGCGCCGACTGGCCGCCCTGGCGGTCGGTCTGTGGGCCTGTTGCGGCAGCGCCGGTGCGGACGACGACCGGCTGGTGGTGGGCTCCAAGCGCTTCACCGAGTCCTACATCCTGGCCGAGATCGTCGCGCAAGCGGCTGGGCGTGACGCGCGGGTCGAGCACCGACAGGGGCTGGGCAATACCGCGGTCGTCTTCGAGGCCTTGAAGGCCGGCGCCATCGACGTCTATCCCGAATACCTCGGCACGCTGGACGCCGAGATCCTGAAGAACCGCAGCCCGACCTCGCTCGACGCGATGCGGGCCCAACTGGCGCGCTGGGGTCTGGGCGTGGCGGTGCCACTCGGCTTCGCCAATGGCTACGCGCTGGCGATGCGGGGGCAGGACGCACAGCGCCTCGGACTGCGCACGCTCAGCGGTCTGAAGGCGCATCCGGCGCTGGCGGTGGGCCTGTCGCACGAGTTCCTCGGTCGCCAGGATGGGTGGCCCGGGCTGGCGGCACGCTACCGGTTGCCGCAGCGGCCGCTGGGCATCGACCACGGTGTCGCCTATGCGGCGCTGGCGAGCGGCCGCATCGCCGTCACCGACATCTACACCACCGACGCCAAGATCGCCCAACTGCAGCTCGCGGTGCTAGAGGACGATCTCGGTTTTTTCCCCCGCTACGACGCGGTGCTGCTGTACCGCCTCGACGTGACGCGCCGCTTTCCTGCGGCCTGGCGCGCCATCACCGCGCTGGAGGGGCGTGTCGACACGGCCGCGATGATCGCGATGAACGGGGAGGCGGAACTGCAAGGCCGTCCGTTCGCCGACATCGCCCGGGACTTCCTGGCCGACCGGCCGCCACCCGCCGCGGCGGCCCCCCGCAACCGCTGGCTGGACCGGCTGCTGGGCGATGACCTCGGGCGTCTGACCGCTCAGCACCTGATGCTGGTCGCGGTCGCGGTGGCCGCCGCCACGCTGATCGGCGTGCCGCTGGGCGCCGCAGCGGCCGCCGTGCCGCGGCTGGAAGCGCCGTTGATGGCCCTGGTCGGCGTGTTGCAGACGGTGCCGTCACTGGCGCTGTTCGCCGTGCTGATCCCGCTGATGGGCCGCATCGGCACCGTGCCGGCGCTGGTCGCCTTAGGGTTGTACGCGCTGCTGCCGATCGTGCGCAACACCGCGGCCGGGCTGGGCCAGGTGCGTTTGGGCCTGCGCGAGGCCGGCCTGGCGCTCGGCTTGACGCGACTGCAGCGTTGGCGGCATGTCGACCTGCCCTTGGCGGCCCCGGTGATCCTCGCCGGCATCAAGACCGCGGCGGTGATCACGGTCGGCACGGCCACCATTGCCGCCTTCATCGGCGCTGGCGGGTTCGGCGAGCGTATCGTCACCGGGTTGGCCCTCAACGACCATGCGGCCCTGCTGTCCGGCGCGGTGCCGGCGGCACTGCTCGCGCTGCTCGTGCAGGGCGTGTTCGAAGGGATCGAGCGCTGGGTTTGCCGCCACCAACAGCCCGCGTCGCCCCCCAGGCGGGGCGCCGGCGGCTCGGCGCGTGCAAAGCCGACCGGCCCGGCCCCCTCTGCCTGA